In a genomic window of Flavobacterium sp. KACC 22761:
- a CDS encoding ABC transporter ATP-binding protein, whose amino-acid sequence MNSIIKIESLSKKYKDADQFSLNDVSLEINEGQIFGLLGPNGAGKTTLISMLCGLIKPTSGHFSIDDLDYHHHASKIKKIIGVVPQEYALYPTLTARENLHYFGSMYGLKGSDLKDKVIETLDLLGLLKFADKQIHTFSGGMKRRVNLIAGILHNPKVLFLDEPTVGVDVQSKNAIIDYLKVLNQNGTTIIYTSHHLAEAEDFCTNIAILDQGKIFAKGTPKTLIDTTENARNLEDVFISLTGKDLRDAI is encoded by the coding sequence TTGAATTCCATTATAAAAATAGAATCTCTTTCGAAAAAGTACAAAGATGCCGATCAGTTTTCTTTGAACGATGTTTCGCTGGAAATAAATGAAGGCCAAATTTTTGGATTGCTAGGTCCGAATGGTGCTGGAAAAACCACTTTAATTTCGATGCTCTGCGGGTTGATAAAACCCACTTCGGGACATTTTTCCATTGATGATTTAGATTATCATCACCATGCTTCGAAAATCAAAAAAATCATTGGTGTTGTTCCTCAGGAATATGCTTTGTATCCAACTTTGACGGCGAGAGAAAATCTGCATTATTTTGGAAGTATGTACGGTTTGAAAGGTTCGGATTTGAAAGATAAAGTAATCGAAACTTTGGATCTTTTGGGTTTATTAAAATTTGCCGATAAACAAATTCATACTTTTTCTGGCGGAATGAAACGCCGTGTGAATTTGATTGCCGGAATTCTGCACAACCCGAAAGTTTTGTTTTTGGATGAACCAACTGTTGGTGTTGACGTTCAGTCAAAAAATGCCATTATCGATTATCTTAAAGTTTTAAATCAAAACGGAACTACAATTATTTATACCTCACATCATTTGGCGGAAGCCGAAGATTTCTGTACCAATATTGCCATTTTAGACCAAGGCAAAATTTTTGCAAAAGGAACTCCAAAAACCTTAATCGACACAACAGAAAATGCTCGAAATCTCGAAGACGTTTTTATTTCATTAACCGGAAAAGACCTGAGAGATGCTATATAA
- a CDS encoding BtrH N-terminal domain-containing protein, translating to MQVTFTHHQSAHCENGVASNLLKNSGLNISEPMVFGIGSGLFFVYLPFLKVNHAPAISYRTLPGHIFNKVANRLNLKIKRQKFSSVANANKALEENLKNNIPTGLQVGVYHLSYFPDEYRFHFNAHNLVVYGKTETDYLISDPVMETVTTLTHEEMDKVRFAKGAFAPRGQMYYPIQIPSTVDLKSAIIKGIKNTCRDMLAPMPIVGVRGIKMVSRQIRKWPKKHGVRKANHYLAQMVRMQEEIGTGGGGFRFIYAAFLQEASVVLGNEELKNLSKEMTQIGDSWRDFAVEASRIYKNRSAKEDAYNAIADELLDIANREEIFFKKLKKAIS from the coding sequence ATGCAAGTTACTTTTACACATCATCAATCTGCTCATTGTGAAAACGGAGTAGCTTCAAACCTCTTAAAAAACAGCGGACTCAATATCAGCGAACCGATGGTTTTCGGAATTGGTTCGGGACTTTTTTTTGTGTATTTGCCTTTCTTAAAAGTAAATCATGCGCCGGCAATCAGTTATAGAACTTTGCCTGGACATATTTTTAATAAAGTGGCCAATCGTCTAAATCTTAAAATAAAAAGACAAAAATTTTCTTCGGTTGCCAATGCTAACAAAGCTTTAGAAGAAAATCTAAAAAATAATATTCCAACCGGACTTCAAGTCGGCGTATATCATCTGAGTTATTTTCCAGATGAATATCGCTTTCATTTCAACGCGCACAATTTAGTCGTTTACGGCAAAACCGAAACCGATTATTTGATTAGCGATCCGGTGATGGAAACCGTTACCACTTTGACGCACGAAGAAATGGATAAAGTTCGTTTTGCCAAAGGTGCGTTTGCGCCACGTGGACAAATGTATTATCCGATTCAGATTCCGTCAACTGTCGATTTAAAAAGTGCGATTATAAAAGGAATCAAAAATACCTGTCGCGATATGTTGGCGCCAATGCCAATTGTAGGTGTTCGCGGAATCAAAATGGTTTCACGTCAAATTCGAAAATGGCCAAAGAAACACGGTGTTCGAAAAGCCAATCATTATCTGGCGCAAATGGTTCGCATGCAGGAAGAAATTGGAACTGGAGGCGGAGGTTTCCGATTTATTTACGCCGCGTTTTTACAAGAAGCCTCGGTTGTTTTAGGAAACGAAGAATTAAAAAATCTTTCGAAAGAAATGACACAAATTGGCGATTCATGGCGTGATTTTGCCGTTGAAGCTTCCAGAATTTATAAAAACCGAAGCGCCAAAGAAGACGCTTACAACGCCATTGCCGATGAACTTTTGGACATTGCGAATCGCGAAGAAATCTTTTTCAAAAAACTAAAAAAAGCAATCAGCTAA
- a CDS encoding ABC transporter permease: protein MKVGIDIQNYLPHRAPMLMVDLILEIDANSVETEFLIKEDNIFVDKGILIEAGLIENTAQTCSSIVGKKYFFEEDGTENENVNVIGFISALKNLKIHSLPKVDDVITTKATLVSKFVGDDYTLCTMSCESLLEDKILLECEINLFIQKTISATT from the coding sequence ATGAAAGTTGGAATCGACATACAAAATTATTTACCGCACCGCGCTCCAATGCTGATGGTAGACTTGATTTTGGAAATTGATGCCAATTCTGTTGAAACCGAATTTTTAATCAAAGAAGACAATATTTTTGTTGATAAAGGCATTTTAATAGAAGCCGGATTAATCGAAAATACAGCACAAACCTGTTCATCTATTGTTGGAAAAAAATATTTTTTTGAAGAAGATGGAACTGAAAATGAAAACGTAAATGTGATTGGTTTTATCAGCGCTTTAAAGAATTTAAAAATACATTCATTACCAAAAGTTGACGATGTCATAACGACCAAAGCAACTTTGGTTTCAAAATTTGTTGGCGACGATTATACTTTGTGTACCATGAGTTGCGAAAGTTTATTGGAAGACAAAATACTATTAGAATGCGAAATTAATTTGTTTATTCAAAAGACGATTTCGGCGACAACTTAA
- a CDS encoding beta-ketoacyl-ACP synthase III encodes MFDVYITKAAKYLPNEAVSNDEMENYLGLINDTASKARRIILRNNKITSRYYAVDKNGVSTHTNAELAKSAIEKLFDKNFTDQDLEVLSCGTSSPDVFAPSHAAMVHGLLKNKSVELNSSSGICCSGMNALKYGFLSIKSGNSKNAVCTGSEKVSTWLSAQQYNQEIINLKNLEEQPIIAFKKDFLRWMLSDGAGAFLLENKPSGDISLKIEWMEAYSYAFELETCMYAGGDKLENGEIKPWSDYKPEQLLNESVLAVKQDVKLLDEFILPKGVESMTDAMAKHNVTADDVDYFLPHVSSYFFVEGLKKGLDEKGVVIPSEKWFMNLLKVGNVGSASIYIAVEELMNSGKLKKGDKILLSVPESGRFSFAYAYLTVC; translated from the coding sequence ATGTTTGACGTATATATTACCAAAGCCGCAAAATATTTGCCGAATGAAGCTGTTTCAAACGATGAAATGGAGAATTATTTAGGGCTAATAAACGATACTGCTTCAAAAGCAAGACGTATTATTTTGCGCAATAATAAAATTACAAGCCGCTATTATGCCGTTGACAAAAATGGCGTAAGCACGCACACCAATGCCGAACTGGCAAAAAGCGCAATTGAAAAGCTATTTGACAAAAATTTCACTGACCAGGATTTAGAAGTGTTGTCTTGTGGAACTTCGTCACCAGATGTTTTTGCACCTTCGCACGCCGCAATGGTTCACGGATTATTAAAAAACAAATCGGTTGAGCTGAACTCTTCTTCTGGAATTTGCTGTTCTGGAATGAATGCCTTGAAATATGGTTTTCTCTCCATAAAATCTGGAAATTCAAAAAATGCTGTTTGTACAGGATCTGAAAAAGTTTCGACTTGGCTTTCGGCACAACAATACAATCAGGAAATCATCAACTTAAAAAATCTGGAAGAACAACCTATTATTGCTTTCAAAAAAGATTTTTTGCGTTGGATGTTATCAGACGGAGCTGGTGCTTTTTTATTAGAAAATAAACCAAGCGGCGACATTTCTCTGAAAATCGAATGGATGGAAGCGTATTCGTATGCATTCGAATTGGAAACCTGCATGTATGCCGGCGGAGATAAACTAGAAAACGGAGAAATAAAACCGTGGAGCGATTATAAACCTGAGCAATTGCTAAACGAATCTGTTCTGGCAGTAAAACAGGATGTAAAACTCCTGGATGAATTTATTCTGCCAAAAGGTGTCGAAAGTATGACCGACGCAATGGCAAAACACAATGTTACTGCCGATGATGTTGATTACTTTTTACCACACGTTTCTTCATATTTTTTTGTTGAAGGACTAAAAAAGGGATTAGACGAAAAAGGTGTTGTAATTCCATCTGAAAAATGGTTCATGAACCTTTTGAAAGTTGGAAACGTGGGCTCTGCCTCCATTTATATTGCAGTTGAAGAATTAATGAATTCTGGAAAATTGAAAAAAGGAGACAAAATTTTATTGTCGGTTCCAGAAAGCGGGCGTTTTTCATTTGCTTATGCATATTTAACTGTTTGCTAA
- a CDS encoding dialkylrecorsinol condensing enzyme DarA has translation MKNVLVIYYSQSGQLESIARNIAKPFLNSDEINVTFHEIQLEKPFPFPWNKTTFFDAFPESFLQIPTALKPVPNEILNTKFDLVLLHYQVWYLTPSIPMNSFLKSPEAKIILNNTPVITINGSRNMWIMAQEKVKVLLKEANAKLVGNVALVDRVGNLISVITIVNWMFSGVKKRYLGFFPLPGVSDKDIQESDKFGEVMLSQFEQNKLDDLQPKLAEIGAVKISPYLVTVDKTANKIFNKWSNFIYKNQKNRKLLLKLFYVYLFLAIWVISPIVYILHVISYPFKITTIKKETQYYQGV, from the coding sequence ATGAAAAATGTTCTCGTTATTTATTATTCCCAATCTGGACAACTGGAATCGATTGCTCGCAACATTGCAAAACCTTTTCTGAATTCAGATGAAATCAACGTAACTTTTCATGAAATTCAATTAGAAAAACCGTTTCCTTTTCCGTGGAACAAAACCACTTTTTTTGATGCTTTTCCAGAATCTTTTCTGCAAATTCCAACAGCTTTAAAACCAGTTCCGAACGAAATTCTAAATACAAAATTTGATCTTGTTTTGTTGCATTATCAAGTTTGGTATTTAACGCCGTCAATTCCTATGAACTCTTTCCTGAAAAGTCCTGAGGCTAAAATTATTCTCAACAACACGCCAGTTATTACCATAAACGGTTCAAGAAATATGTGGATAATGGCACAGGAAAAAGTAAAAGTTTTGTTGAAAGAAGCCAATGCAAAACTAGTTGGAAATGTAGCTTTAGTTGACCGCGTTGGAAATTTAATCAGCGTAATTACAATTGTAAACTGGATGTTTTCGGGAGTTAAAAAACGCTATTTAGGCTTTTTTCCGTTGCCTGGCGTTTCGGATAAAGACATTCAGGAATCAGATAAATTTGGAGAAGTGATGCTTTCGCAATTCGAACAAAACAAATTAGACGATTTACAGCCAAAATTAGCCGAAATTGGAGCCGTAAAAATCAGTCCGTATTTAGTGACTGTAGACAAAACCGCTAATAAAATCTTTAATAAATGGTCTAATTTCATTTACAAGAATCAAAAAAACAGAAAACTGCTTCTTAAATTATTTTATGTTTATTTATTCCTTGCAATATGGGTAATCTCGCCAATAGTATATATATTGCATGTTATTAGCTACCCGTTTAAGATTACAACTATAAAAAAAGAAACTCAATACTATCAAGGGGTTTAG
- a CDS encoding lipid A biosynthesis acyltransferase: protein MSQWDGKSKGTVLGYRIFVFLIQKAGVKSAYVLLYFVASYYFLFLKKSNKAIFYYFKERLNYSNFQSKKMVFKSYYTFGQTIIDKISISAGLRNKFTYEFDGIEILKKLLAEKKGGVLISAHVGNFEIAEHFFGDIDLDFQINLVTTDLEHSAIKNYLESVTKKSAVKFIIIKDDLSHIFEINSALANNELVCFTGDRYFEGTKSLSEEILGKEANFPAGPFLIASRLKVPVVFVYVMKEPNLHYHLYAREATVKHRDEKGLLKEYVKSVESILQKYPLQWFNYFDFWNDLA, encoded by the coding sequence ATGAGTCAATGGGATGGCAAATCAAAAGGTACAGTTTTAGGCTATAGAATATTCGTTTTTTTGATACAAAAAGCGGGTGTTAAATCTGCTTATGTCTTACTTTATTTTGTTGCTTCTTATTATTTTCTGTTTTTAAAGAAAAGCAATAAAGCGATTTTTTACTATTTCAAAGAAAGACTTAACTATTCCAATTTCCAGTCAAAAAAAATGGTTTTCAAAAGTTATTACACTTTTGGACAAACTATTATTGACAAAATTTCTATTTCGGCCGGGCTTCGAAATAAATTCACTTACGAGTTTGACGGAATCGAAATCCTGAAAAAACTTTTGGCAGAGAAAAAAGGTGGCGTCTTAATTAGCGCTCACGTTGGAAATTTTGAAATTGCCGAACACTTTTTTGGCGACATCGATCTTGATTTTCAAATCAATTTGGTTACGACCGATTTAGAACATTCGGCAATCAAGAATTATCTGGAAAGCGTTACGAAAAAATCTGCTGTAAAATTTATTATCATCAAAGACGATTTGTCTCATATTTTTGAAATCAATTCGGCTTTGGCCAATAATGAATTGGTTTGTTTTACTGGCGATCGTTATTTTGAAGGAACAAAATCCCTCTCTGAAGAAATTTTGGGTAAAGAAGCCAATTTCCCGGCCGGCCCATTCTTAATCGCTTCGAGATTAAAAGTTCCTGTTGTTTTTGTTTATGTAATGAAAGAACCAAATCTTCATTATCATTTATACGCACGCGAAGCAACAGTAAAACACCGCGACGAAAAAGGTTTATTAAAGGAATACGTAAAAAGTGTTGAAAGCATTCTGCAAAAATATCCACTGCAGTGGTTCAATTATTTCGATTTTTGGAATGATTTAGCATAA
- a CDS encoding acyl carrier protein has translation MNKEEIITKINGFLVDEFEVDNDEIEPDANLKDTLGLDSLDYVDLVVSIESNFGVKLVEADFVGIATFQNFYDLIEAKLKAKTA, from the coding sequence ATGAATAAAGAAGAGATTATAACGAAAATTAATGGTTTTTTGGTTGATGAATTTGAAGTAGATAATGACGAAATTGAACCAGATGCTAATTTAAAAGATACACTTGGGTTAGATAGTTTAGATTATGTTGATTTAGTAGTTTCAATAGAATCTAACTTTGGTGTAAAACTAGTAGAGGCTGATTTCGTTGGTATCGCAACTTTTCAAAACTTCTATGACTTGATCGAAGCCAAACTAAAAGCTAAAACCGCTTAA
- a CDS encoding beta-ketoacyl-[acyl-carrier-protein] synthase family protein: MNKRVVITGMGIYSCIGTSLDEVKESLYNGKSGVKFDSDRKEFGFQSALTGMVPKADLKNLLTRRQRMSIGEETEYAYMATIEALKNANIDDAFFENREVGIMYGNDSVSKAIIDATDIVREKKDTALIGSGAIFKSMNSTVTMNLSTIFKLRGINLTVSAACASGSHSIGLAYFLIKSGFQDIIITGGAQEINKYAMSSFDGLGVFSNRESDPEKASRPFDKDRDGLIPSGGGATLILESYESAIARGANIIAEVSGYGFSSNGGHISTPNVEGPATAMQRALDEANLKASDIEYINAHATSTPVGDANEAKAIFEVFGEKNPPVSSTKSMTGHECWMAGASEIIYSIIMMQNDFIAPNINLENPDEDAMKLNLVKTTLNKKFDIFLSNSFGFGGTNSALVVKKFKLDNE, translated from the coding sequence ATGAATAAGAGAGTTGTAATTACTGGAATGGGAATTTATTCTTGTATCGGAACTTCTTTAGATGAAGTAAAGGAATCATTATACAACGGAAAATCAGGTGTTAAATTTGATTCTGACCGAAAAGAATTTGGTTTCCAATCGGCTTTGACCGGAATGGTTCCAAAAGCTGATTTAAAAAATTTATTGACACGAAGACAACGTATGAGCATCGGTGAAGAAACTGAATATGCATATATGGCAACTATAGAAGCTTTAAAAAATGCTAATATCGACGACGCCTTTTTCGAAAATCGCGAAGTCGGAATTATGTACGGAAATGACAGCGTTTCTAAAGCAATCATTGACGCGACAGACATTGTTCGCGAGAAAAAAGACACTGCATTAATTGGTTCTGGAGCGATTTTCAAATCGATGAATTCTACCGTTACCATGAATCTTTCAACGATTTTTAAACTTCGTGGAATCAATTTAACCGTAAGTGCAGCCTGCGCGAGCGGTTCACATTCTATTGGACTAGCATATTTTTTAATAAAAAGCGGCTTTCAAGATATCATAATTACCGGCGGTGCGCAGGAAATCAACAAATATGCGATGAGCAGTTTTGATGGTTTAGGTGTTTTTTCGAACAGAGAAAGCGATCCTGAAAAAGCTTCTCGCCCATTCGACAAAGATCGCGATGGATTGATTCCGAGTGGTGGTGGCGCAACTTTAATTTTGGAAAGCTACGAATCTGCAATTGCTAGAGGCGCGAATATTATTGCCGAAGTTTCCGGTTATGGATTTTCATCAAACGGAGGACATATCTCGACTCCAAACGTTGAAGGGCCGGCAACCGCAATGCAACGCGCACTCGACGAAGCAAACTTAAAAGCATCAGACATTGAATACATAAATGCGCACGCTACCTCAACTCCAGTTGGTGATGCAAACGAAGCCAAAGCTATCTTTGAAGTTTTTGGTGAGAAAAATCCTCCTGTAAGTTCTACAAAATCAATGACAGGCCACGAATGCTGGATGGCCGGAGCAAGCGAAATCATTTATTCTATTATAATGATGCAGAACGATTTCATTGCTCCAAACATCAATTTGGAGAATCCAGATGAAGATGCGATGAAATTAAATTTAGTTAAAACTACGTTAAACAAAAAATTTGACATATTTTTGTCCAATTCTTTCGGTTTCGGAGGAACCAACTCTGCGTTGGTGGTTAAAAAGTTTAAATTGGACAATGAATAA
- the fabG gene encoding 3-oxoacyl-ACP reductase FabG codes for MKCVLVTGGSRGIGSAICKKLAVESDYHILINYHSNQTAAEETLQEIQKLGATGEILGFDVSNFEQVQEVLTKWQDDNPEALVEAIVNNAGITKDGLFMWMTPQDWNSVMNTSTNGFFNVTQFFIQKMLRNKYGRIVNIVSVSGVKGTAGQTNYSAAKGAIVAATKALAQEVAKRNITVNAVAPGFIRTDMTSQLDEKELLKLIPVNRFGEAEEVADLVSFLISKKASYITGEIININGGIYS; via the coding sequence ATGAAATGTGTATTAGTAACAGGCGGTTCGAGAGGAATTGGAAGTGCAATTTGCAAAAAACTAGCCGTTGAATCTGATTATCATATTCTGATCAATTATCATTCAAACCAAACCGCTGCCGAAGAAACACTTCAGGAAATACAAAAATTAGGTGCAACTGGAGAAATATTGGGTTTTGATGTCTCTAATTTTGAACAAGTACAAGAAGTTTTAACAAAATGGCAGGACGACAATCCCGAAGCTCTAGTTGAAGCTATTGTAAACAATGCCGGAATTACAAAAGATGGCCTTTTTATGTGGATGACGCCACAAGACTGGAATAGTGTAATGAATACAAGTACAAACGGTTTTTTTAATGTAACGCAGTTTTTTATCCAAAAAATGTTGCGCAACAAATATGGCCGAATCGTAAATATAGTTTCGGTTTCTGGAGTTAAGGGAACTGCAGGACAAACCAATTATTCGGCAGCAAAAGGCGCTATTGTTGCCGCAACAAAAGCTTTGGCACAAGAAGTGGCCAAACGAAACATTACAGTAAATGCCGTAGCACCAGGTTTTATTAGAACCGACATGACAAGCCAGCTTGACGAAAAAGAATTATTAAAACTGATTCCGGTAAATCGTTTTGGCGAAGCCGAGGAAGTTGCTGATTTGGTAAGCTTTTTGATTTCTAAAAAAGCAAGTTATATCACAGGTGAAATTATAAACATAAACGGAGGAATATATTCTTAA